In one window of Plasmodium berghei ANKA genome assembly, chromosome: 14 DNA:
- a CDS encoding vacuolar iron transporter, translating to MGKQKIIDARKAYYEGDIEKSKEIHSHYHNLDKHAEHHSLDKDHLKTIIFGSLDGIITIFAIVSGCVGANITPAQVIIIGVGNLFANAISMGFSEYTSSTAQIDFMLAERQREEWEIENCPTEEKQEMIDIYINKYKFDSKDAKNLVEITFRNKHFFLEHMMSEELGLILTNEDKSEAFKKGILMFLSFCFFGMIPLFSYVLYNLFFSAENYTSSFAVVFISTLITLFILGLFKSQFTTQKPIVCALSMVLNGSIAGMLPFLFGVLLKTNSGD from the exons atgGGCaagcaaaaaataattgatgCTAGAAAAGCATACTATGAAGGGGACATCGAAAAATCCAAAGAAATTCATAGTCACTATCATAATCTCGATAAGCATGCTGAGCATCATAGCCTTGATAAAGATCATTTAAAAACTATAATATTTGGAAGCTTAGATGGAataattacaatttttGCAATTGTTTCCGGTTGTGTGGGTGCTAATATAACACCTGCACAAGTCATAATTATTGGGGTTGGTAATTTATTTGCAAATGCAATTTCTATGGGTTTTAGCGAATATACTAGTTCAACAGCTCAAATAGATTTTATGTTAGCAGAAAGACAAAGAGAAGAATGGGAAATAGAAAATTGTCCAACCGAAGAAAAACAAGAAATGAtagatatttatattaataaatataaatttgatagTAAGGATGCAAAAAATTTAGTAGAAATAACTTTTAgaaataaacatttttttttagaacaTATGATGTCAGAAGAATTAGGTCTCATATTAACTAATGAAGATAAAAGTGAAGCATTTAAAAAGGGaattttaatgtttttaagtttttgttttttcgGTATGATACCTCTATTTTCTTATGTCCTTTacaatttgttttttagtGCAGAAAATTACACTTCTTCTTTTGCCgttgtttttatatcaaCTCTCATCACTTTGTTTATTTTGGGTTTATTCAAG TCCCAGTTTACCACTCAAAAGCCAATCGTGTGTGCCCTCAGTATGGTCCTAAATGGGTCGATTGCTGGAATgcttccatttttatttgggGTTTTACTTAAAACAAACTCAGGGGATTAA
- a CDS encoding citrate/oxoglutarate carrier protein, putative, producing MEEKNEGVIKIGAYKNLISGSVLHCLETGTLGLPLEVWKTRMCIYRNENTITSFINIYNKGIGQFYGGFYAKLVESSTKGAVLLLSKEKIIKVLNDLNVNNTISGFVGGACGGICQSLVMTPCTFFITASIDKNINYKEKLIYIFKHSGISTLYKGNSAMCLRQGTNWASRQGITEWVRNIYISRKQKKNEKEYDNGKIPDNIKICDISNPNKFNQDKKNNNELKTSEEIICGIIGGSLSVWNNPFDVIRVYMQNNANKNINLNFTQSFINLYKEGGILYLYKGVIPRCFLCIWQTLFMVTGIKILNNYF from the coding sequence atggaagaaaaaaatgaaggggtaataaaaatcggggcatataaaaatttaataagtGGGTCAGTTTTACATTGTTTAGAAACAGGAACTTTAGGGTTACCTTTAGAAGTATGGAAAACACGAATGTGTATTTATCGAAATGAAAATACAATTACttcatttataaatatttacaataaAGGGATTGGACAATTTTATGGGGGGTTTTATGCTAAATTGGTAGAAAGTAGCACTAAAGGTGcagtattattattatcaaaagAAAAGATAATCAAAGTCTTAAACGATTTAAACGTTAACAATACTATTAGTGGATTTGTAGGTGGGGCATGTGGAGGTATATGTCAATCGTTAGTTATGACCCCTtgcacattttttataacagCAAGTATTGATAagaatattaattataaagaaaaattaatatatatttttaaacattCTGGAATTTCAACATTATATAAAGGAAACTCTGCTATGTGCTTAAGACAAGGAACGAACTGGGCTAGTAGACAAGGTATAACCGAATGGGTgcgaaatatatatattagtagaaaacaaaaaaaaaacgaaaaagaATATGATAATGGGAAAATACCagataatattaaaatttgtgATATATCAAAtccaaataaatttaatcaagataaaaaaaataataatgaattaaaaacaaGTGAAGAAATTATTTGTGGTATTATAGGTGGGTCATTATCAGTATGGAATAACCCTTTTGATGTTATTCGAGTTTACATGCAAAATaatgcaaataaaaatattaatttaaattttactcaatcatttataaatttatataaagaaggtggaatattatatttatacaaagGTGTCATACCCCGTTGTTTTCTTTGTATTTGGCAAACATTATTTATGGTAACTGGAATTAAGATATTAAATAACtatttttag
- a CDS encoding 50S ribosomal protein L24, putative gives MSRYIKYFMQAKKLDKRKRKYHKYDFLELSKELSIPYPLREQSQPKRLNLSYYLNIQVGDLVKVLYGPDKDKEGLVLSINPKKNTVIVDGCNMKKSAWNVINKKGSIITQEMPIHITNISLLDPVNKKPTVVKRRYMMNGECVRISKISGCAMPEPINKNLLKEQDNYQLYIQKKKTGPPIKDIYAERDNKHFSLLKKIAYQIKKKRFFEMKNFFNTPKERDNTNKDILEVL, from the coding sequence atgtcaaggtatattaaatatttcatgCAAGCAAAGAAACTtgataaaagaaaaagaaaatatcataaatatgattttttaGAATTGAGCAAAGAATTAAGTATACCATATCCTTTAAGAGAGCAAAGTCAACCCAAAAGATTAAATCTTTCTTATTATCTAAATATCCAAGTTGGTGATTTAGTAAAAGTTTTATATGGCCCAGATAAAGATAAAGAAGGATTAGTATTAAGTATTAAtcctaaaaaaaatacagtAATAGTAGATGGGtgtaatatgaaaaaatcaGCATGGaatgttataaataaaaaaggtaGTATAATTACACAAGAAATGCCAATACATATTACtaatatatctttattagatcctgttaataaaaaaccAACTGTTGTAAAAAGAAGATATATGATGAATGGTGAATGCGTAAGGATTTCTAAAATATCTGGGTGTGCAATGCCTGAGcctattaataaaaatctTTTAAAAGAACAAGATAATTATCAActttatattcaaaaaaaaaaaactggTCCACCTATTAAAGATATTTATGCAGAACGGGATAACAAACATTTTagtcttttaaaaaaaattgcttatcaaataaaaaaaaaaagattttttgaaatgaaaaatttttttaacacaCCCAAGGAAAGagataatacaaataaagaTATCCTTGAAGTATTATAA
- a CDS encoding GTP cyclohydrolase 1, putative, whose translation METYIEKKHVEENYILNKKQNETKKNFENWEKNQQNNFSRGTTQLISIDNPNSINNKNCDDENNNILKKNNKIIKGERIDKNNNENSNLIIKNLEKQTDQISINILNILKASNIPNCDILKRTNKRFAKAFLYLTEGYNMNVKNIIKKSIYKRKYKNNTLIKIKDIHVYSLCKHHLLPFEGLCDIEYNPDKYIMGLSKFSRVTDIYARRLQLQEDLTNDICNALKKYLKPLYIKVTIKAKHLCINMRGVKEHDAMTVTHASYVSKQNVSCFKENINSSKNEISKSDTHNKSLS comes from the coding sequence atggaaaCCTATATCGAAAAAAAGCACGTCGAGGAAAATTACATATTAAACAagaaacaaaatgaaacaaaaaaaaattttgagaATTGGGAAAAAAATCAGCAAAATAACTTTTCAAGAGGAACAACACAATTGATAAGTATCGATAATCCTAATTcgataaataataaaaattgtgatgatgaaaataataatattttgaaaaaaaataataaaataataaaaggtGAAAGAATAGACAAAAACAATAATGAGAATagtaatttaattataaagaatttagaaaaacaaacagatcaaataagtataaatatattaaacattttaaaagCATCAAATATTCCAAATTgtgatatattaaaaagaacaaataaaagattTGCTAAagcatttttatatttaactGAAGGGTATAATAtgaatgtaaaaaatataataaaaaaatctatatataaaagaaaatataaaaataacacattaattaaaataaaagatatacATGTTTATTCCTTATGTAAACATCATCTATTGCCATTTGAAGGGTTGTGTGATATTGAATATAATCcagataaatatataatgggGTTGTCAAAATTTTCAAGAGTTACTGATATATATGCACGACGCTTACAATTACAAGAAGATCTAACTAACGATATTTGCAAtgctttaaaaaaatatttaaaacccttatatataaaagttACAATTAAAGCTAAACATTTATGCATTAATATGAGAGGAGTAAAGGAACATGATGCTATGACCGTTACACATGCATCATATGTATCAAAACAAAATGTTAGTTgttttaaagaaaatattaattcttcgaaaaatgaaatatcaAAATCGGATACCCATAATAAATCtttatcataa
- a CDS encoding BRO1 domain-containing protein, putative yields MQLVSDFVSAKYLYEKVHINKIISKNYKEITKKNEIPPFEDEIRTFTNIRNSILTEQYKGSNDKLLKLYKEYLFYFDIFKKKKLLKDNNILNSNSIYEKNKKVEYLFEQENIIILFNICMLKCTLLKFHKNSNDMKLLNKISNKVVDIFNYLFENMNNDNLTELSDINCASTYIFLCMALAYHENMFYNTAILKKCKRNLLSKLSYNIYTYFNNALYCLDGKMLDVFKNATKFSVAKGNIHYIRNVNNSFYNFVLINKIIFISISNYHCALKYAQLNQEIDDINIQKYEEDKIGEIICRLKYSLDNVNNGIEICKKNNFNMNFSELKEKIIKSLNFFEHENKNIYFEVIPTYDKLDKLKGTEVVKVKDIDISEIYIKKNISNDLKLLFNKQAQNIYYKYNGELTQIYNLFEKNFTVLNDQFKVMNISNRKNIISSLNNAIINSYNKIKDYYKPAIYYNNLNALHNVETHLQEIIIQIETNLNTEHKNNFEFQKKYINIGINQESLNSYNSFLQHVTNFKTSLEQLRKNIDTFKKFLENNHENFQICEMEISGFYKYVIDNLNISTNVNIESLDSIYLYYQSILSEENETLKKENEPNKMDDSSSLNIEKKFQYNNLPSLVHTDFQSFLKENNIIININKNLDKNNLFHYDKLNNYINVHSEYKLFFVLVSIYFSLSIQLKKFSYHLHDLKYSIKDEFLNSITEEKDSDKLNELLEKEREILAMKKEKLEEIVSSFERDLNKFYDYFHEYSKLDNFKTIDNFNIFLKELMENCKKLNTIHERHSHTLKNSLMLKDDVNKYIYMRESERSNIRIQQIPNNCPKNAHNSHKPF; encoded by the exons ATGCAATTGGTGTCTGATTTTGTGAGCGCAAAGTACCTATATGAAAAggtacatataaataagataatttcaaaaaattataaagaaataacaaaaaaaaatgaaatccCACCATTTGAAGATGAAATAAGAACCTTTACAAATATTAGAAACAGTATTTTAACAGAACAATACAAAGGATCAAATGATAAGttgttaaaattatataaagaatatttattttattttgatatatttaaaaaaaaaaaattattaaaagacaataatatattaaatagtaatagtatatatgaaaaaaataaaaaagtagaatatttatttgagcaagaaaatataatcatattattcaatatatgtatgttaAAATGTACCttattaaaatttcataaaaattcaaatgaCATGAAACtgttaaataaaatatctaATAAAGTTGtagatatatttaattatttatttgaaaatatgaataatgataatttaaCAGAATTATCAGATATCAATTGTGCTAgtacttatatatttttatgtatggCTTTGGCATATCatgaaaatatgttttataacACTgctatattaaaaaaatgtaaaagaaatttattatcaaaattaagttataatatatatacatattttaataatgcATTATATTGTTTAGATGGGAAAATGCTTGATGTCTTTAAGAACGCAACCAAATTTTCAGTTGCAAAAGGtaatatacattatataagaaatgtaaataattcattttataattttgttttaataaataagataatttttattagcaTTAGTAATTATCATTGTGCTTTAAAATATGCGCAATTAAATCAAGAAAttgatgatataaatattcaaaaatatgaagaaGACAAAATTGGAGAAATTATTTGTAGATTAAAATATAGTTTAgataatgtaaataatgGAATCGAAATTTGTAAAaagaataattttaatatgaatttttcagaattaaaagaaaaaattattaaatccttaaatttttttgaacatgaaaataaaaatatatattttgaggTTATACCAACATATGATAAGTtagataaattaaaaggAACTGAAGTTGTAAAAGTCAAAGATATAGATATATCAGagatttatataaaaaaaaatatttctaacgatttaaaattattatttaacaaacaagctcaaaatatttattataaatataatggaGAATTaacacaaatatataatttgtttgaAAAAAACTTTACTGTTTTAAATGACCAATTTAAAGTAATGAATATATCAAatcgaaaaaatattatatcatcTCTTAACAATGCAAttataaattcatataataaaatcaaagattattataaacctgctatttattataataactTAAATGCCCTGCATAATGTAGAAACACATTTacaagaaataataattcaaatcgaaacaaatttaaatacagaacataaaaataattttgaatttcaaaaaaaatatattaatattggAATAAATCAAGAATCTCttaattcatataattcatttttacaacatgtaacaaattttaaaacttCTTTAGAACAGCttcgaaaaaatatagacacttttaaaaaatttctGGAAAATAATCatgaaaattttcaaatatgtgaaatggaaatatctggattttataaatatgtaatagACAATCTCAATATTTCCACTAATGTAAACATTGAATCATTAGACAGCatctatttatattatcaatcaattttatcagaagaaaatgaaaccctaaaaaaagaaaacgaACCAAATAAAATGGATGATTCTTCTTCTCTGAacattgaaaaaaaatttcaatataataatttaccGTCACTAGTACATACTGATTTTCAaagttttttaaaagaaaataatataattattaacataaataaaaatttagataaaaataacttaTTTCACtatgataaattaaataactATATTAATGTCCATTcagaatataaattattttttgttctcgtatcaatatatttttcattaagcatacaactaaaaaaattttcatatcATTTACACGATTTGAAATATAGCATTAAAGATGAATTTTTGAATTCTATAACG GAGGAAAAAGATAGTGACAAATTGAATGAATTGTTGGAAAAGGAAAGGGAAATATTAGCtatgaaaaaagaaaaactCGAAGAAATTGTATCATCATTTGAAAGGGATCTTAATAAGttttatgattattttCATGAATATAGCAAACTTGATAATTTCAAAACAATTGAT AActttaacatatttttaaaagaattaatGGAAAACTGTAAAAAACTTAACACCATACATGAACGACATTCCCATACTTTGAAAAATTCGCTCATGCTTAAAGATGat GTAAacaagtatatatatatgcggGAAAGCGAACGGTCAAATATAAG AATACAACAAATACCCAATAACTGCCCAAAGAATGCTCATAATAGTCATAAGCCTTTTTAA
- a CDS encoding polyadenylate-binding protein 1, putative: protein MIANSTNIMPPSFSTASLYVGDLSEDVTEAVLYEIFNTVGHVLSIRVCRDSVTRKSLGYAYVNYHNLADAERALDTLNYTNIKGQPARLMWSHRDPSLRKSGTGNIFVKNLDKTIDNKALFDTFSMFGNILSCKVATDEFGKSKNYGFVHYEDEESAKEAIEKVNGMQLGSKNVYVGHFIKKSERATNDTKFTNLYVKNFPDTVTEAHLKQLFSPYGEITSMIVKSDNKNRKFCFINYSDADSARNAMENLNGKKITEDGKIDYNYDPKKEESEKAANENYNNNNTTSEENATTSETPAEKKTTDSESATNKDATPGEDQTSANGTTTTVTSTTDAKTEETPNDNTANAGINASITEKKDKKKSGESTETPNILYVGPHQSRARRHAILKAKFDTLNTESRNKHPGVNLYIKNLDDSMNDQTLKELFEPYGTITSAKVMKDDKDQSKGFGFVCFGTHEEANKAVTEMHLKIINGKPLYVGLAEKREHRLSRLQQRFRMNPIRHHINNSLSSPIQYPNNQTPQLQFNQNTLNYGRPVITTFNQNNLISWRHQQAAAQQQAVHQQAAAQQLGFNAGLRGQINQMRLYTQNNMMNHNIGQNKASQQLHHNQQYSMGPNPQHQQTNLNAPGQANPQQLQGTAPVPNNQLLNNNMRNMNNRGNRNLPGMNMQSPKQMPLNMIGAKQTNTQQNQPQGQPQGQPQGQPQAQPQVQSQQKTGQSIQQQPIPQNSNFKFTSQARNRMELPNKNANKVNNMNPGYNNNTTLTAAALASAPPSMQKQVLGENLFPLVANYHPTLAGKITGMMLEMDNSELLILLENEDQLKKKIDEALVVLQNAK, encoded by the coding sequence ATGATAGCTAACAGTACGAATATAATGCCCCCAAGTTTTTCCACAGCATCGCTTTATGTTGGTGATTTAAGCGAAGATGTTACAGAAGCTgttttatatgaaatatttaatacaGTTGGACATGTATTGTCTATTAGAGTATGCCGAGATAGTGTAACACGAAAATCTTTGGGGTATGCATATGTgaattatcataatttgGCAGATGCAGAAAGAGCATTAGACACtttaaattatacaaatataaaaggtCAACCAGCTCGATTAATGTGGAGTCATAGAGATCCATCATTGCGTAAAAGTGGAACTGggaatatatttgtaaaaaatttagataAAACAATAGATAATAAAGCTTTATTCGATACATTTAGTATGTTTggtaatatattatcatgtAAGGTTGCAACAGATGAGTTTGGAAAAAGTAAGAATTATGGATTTGTACATTATGAAGATGAAGAAAGTGCTAAAGAGGCTATTGAAAAAGTAAATGGAATGCAATTAGGATCGaaaaatgtatatgtaggccattttattaaaaaatccGAGAGAGCTACTAATGATAcaaaatttacaaatttatatgtaaaaaattttccTGATACTGTAACTGAAGCACatttaaaacaattatttaGCCCATATGGTGAAATAACATCTATGATAGTAAAATCCGATAATAAGAATCGAAagttttgttttattaactATTCAGATGCAGATAGTGCAAGAAATGCTAtggaaaatttaaatggaaaaaaaattacagaGGATGGTAAAATAgattataattatgatcctaaaaaagaagaaagtgaaaaagcagcaaatgaaaattataataataataatactacTTCTGAGGAAAATGCTACAACATCTGAAACACCagcagaaaaaaaaacaactGATTCTGAATCAGCTACTAATAAAGATGCAACACCTGGAGAAGATCAAACAAGTGCAAATGGAACAACAACAACTGTAACATCTACAACAGATGCAAAAACTGAAGAAACACCCAACGATAATACTGCTAATGCTGGTATAAATGCATCTATtactgaaaaaaaagataaaaaaaaatctgGAGAAAGCACTGAAACACcaaacatattatatgtagGCCCTCATCAATCTAGAGCTAGAAGACATGCAATTCTAAAAGCTAAATTTGATACATTAAATACTGAAAGCAGAAATAAACATCCAGGTGtcaatttatatataaaaaatttagatGATTCTATGAATGATCAAACTCTTAAAGAATTATTTGAACCATATGGAACTATAACATCAGCAAAAGTTATGAAAGATGATAAGGATCAAAGTAAAGGATTTGGTTTTGTTTGCTTTGGAACTCATGAAGAAGCAAATAAAGCAGTAACAGAAatgcatttaaaaataataaatggaaAGCCATTATATGTGGGATTAGCTGAAAAAAGAGAACACAGATTATCCAGATTACAACAAAGATTTCGTATGAATCCAATAAGGCATCATATTAATAACTCATTGAGTTCTCCAATCCAATATCCAAACAATCAAACACCACAATTACAATTTAATCAAAATACATTGAATTATGGAAGACCTGTTATTACAACAtttaatcaaaataatttaatatcatGGAGACATCAGCAAGCAGCAGCTCAACAACAAGCTGTACATCAACAAGCTGCTGCACAACAACTTGGATTTAATGCAGGTTTAAGAGGCCAAATAAACCAAATGAGATTATAtacacaaaataatatgatgaATCATAATATTGGCCAAAACAAAGCTAGTCAACAATTACATCATAATCAACAATATTCTATGGGGCCAAATCCACAACATCaacaaacaaatttaaatgcACCAGGGCAAGCCAATCCTCAGCAATTACAAGGCACAGCACCAGTTCCAAATAAccaattattaaataataatatgagaaatatgaataatcGAGGGAATCGAAATCTACCAGGTATGAATATGCAATCCCCAAAACAAATGCCTTTAAATATGATAGGAGCAAAACAAACTAATACTCAGCAAAACCAACCACAAGGACAACCACAAGGACAACCACAAGGACAACCACAAGCTCAACCTCAAGTTCAATCACAACAAAAAACTGGCCAATCAATACAACAACAACCAATTCCACAAAATagtaattttaaatttacaTCGCAAGCTAGAAATCGTATGGAATtaccaaataaaaatgcaaataaagtaaataatatgaatccaggatataacaataatacTACATTAACTGCTGCAGCATTAGCATCTGCCCCACCTTCAATGCAAAAACAAGTCCTTGgagaaaatttatttccattaGTTGCCAATTACCATCCAACATTAGCTGGGAAAATCACAGGTATGATGCTTGAAATGGATAATTcagaattattaattttattagaaaatgaagatcaacttaaaaagaaaattgaTGAAGCTCTTGTAGTTTTGCAAAATGCCAAATAA
- a CDS encoding WD repeat-containing protein, putative encodes MSANIFEGVTVLIDDGFYTSEDNEQEKKKKKKNTASKNYTNLKNKKSKVSHNEQYNILEKNMNENSNDKSENSVSSDDDQVNEFEKQNNNKYNNLKTKKNEEYHYFNLDNYLGSDNDLNEENEQSYNNQTNKKVKGISGKVWNDSEDDEYDDDSYDRKLDRLKIIQDNDHLNDNICIDAFDEKVNVEDISVKGNRDINAFPSEDIYIYDNKDTDYNIYNTKKNKKQNEKCIFLKYRLHQYTFNQINEKKIKQIVSLPNKNIILSVYKNNLYVMEYKDEELNASKKLKFNKILNYVEEYNESSYILSNDIFLRKYDMTKDAIYKTRVHNPNTVLIPKEIKFYTKNNNLNDETKDEFSDLYSMSFYSSNKINIYDTRSYDIVKSFELSNRFIGMNFHKKTNRLFAIDSKGYIYNWCLNTNKLINKMMDNYSVFPSAFEVYKDYLVTCSFNGFLNLFDINNLNKPIKSFKNLTHSIRDVVFSPAHNCLLYYTHLLKNGIRMVNLDTKYVYCNIPWLTTRSKYNIYAANFFNNGNNFCFATSSNSFYVYDICGYN; translated from the exons ATGAGtgctaatatttttgaaggGGTTACTGTCCTAATTGATGATGGTTTTTATACCTCTGAAGATAATGaacaagaaaaaaaaaaaaaaaaaaaaaatacagctagcaaaaattatactaacttaaaaaataaaaaaagcaaGGTAAGCCATAATGAgcaatataatatattagaaaaaaatatgaatgaaAATTCCAATGATAAAAGTGAAAATAGTGTATCTTCAGATGATGATCAAGTAAATGAATTCGAAaagcaaaataataataaatataataatttaaaaacaaaaaaaaacgaagaATATCATTACTTTAACTTGGACAACTACTTAGGTAGTGATAACGatttaaatgaagaaaatgaacagtcatataataatcaaacaaataaaaaggtAAAAGGTATTAGCGGAAAAGTATGGAATGACTCAGAAGATGATGAATATGATGATGATTCATATGATCGAAAGTTAGATAGActtaaaataattcaagATAATGATcatttaaatgataatatatgtattgaCGCATTTGATGAAAAAGTAAATGTTGAAGATATTTCAGTTAAAGGAAATCGTGATATAAATGCTTTTCCTTCagaagatatatatatatatgataataaagatactgattataatatatataatacaaaaaaaaataaaaaacaaaacgaaaaatgtatttttttaaaatatcgATTACATCAATATACGTTTAATCagattaatgaaaaaaaaattaaacaaattgTTTCCTTaccaaataaaaacataattttatctgtttataaaaataatttatatgttaTGGAGTATAAAGATGAAGAATTAAATGCttctaaaaaattaaaatttaataaaatacttAATTATGTTGaagaatataatgaaaGTTCTTATATACTATCCAATGACATTTTCCTTCGAAAATATGATATGACAAAGGA CGCGATATATAAAACTAGAGTTCACAATCCAAATACTGTTCTTATTccaaaagaaataaaattttataccaaaaataataatttaaatgatgaGACGAAAGATGAATTTAGTGATTTATATTCCATGTCTTTTTATTCGtcaaacaaaataaatatttatgatacAAGAAGCTATGATATTGTTAAAAGTTTTGAATTAAGTAATCGTTTTATAGGTAtgaattttcataaaaaaacaaatagaTTATTTGCTATAGATAGTAaaggatatatatataattggtGTTTAAacacaaataaattaattaataaaatgatgGATAATTATTCAGTTTTTCCATCTGCATTTGAAGTATATAAGGACTATCTTGTTACTTGTTCATTTAATGGATTCcttaatttatttgatattaataatttaaataagcCAATAAAATCTTTTAAAAACTTAACACATAGTATTCGAGATGTAGTTTTCAGTCCAGCTCATAATTgtctattatattatacacatcttttaaaaaacgGAATTAGGATGGTAAATTTAGatacaaaatatgtatactGTAATATACCTTGGCTCACTACACGAtccaaatataatatatatgctgcgaatttttttaacaacggcaacaatttttgttttgctACAAGCTCTAATTCTTTTTATGTTTACGATATTTGTGGCTACAATTAA
- a CDS encoding histone chaperone ASF1, putative, which yields MSEVNVTKVIVNNPICDILDPFVFTIEFEALNKLEADLEWKIFYISAVNNEGESNQDIELDNIYLGPIERGVMMFDYAVNPPDYKNMDTDSVLGLQAILISANYKEKEFIRIAYYMNSFYKDIELREKPPMSPQYDKICRHIFVDNPRIVKFTIPWDSEERDEFKEFDKENEKIELLNFSKIKEENQSNSNITNQSTQDHILIPNGLNEYNPNNGNFNITLNNNMQTNMNAFDYLKNNEVLPDMDRCEILNENIKGISSITIDNKNMQ from the exons atgtctGAAGTAAACGTGACAAAAGTAATAGTCAATAATCCGATATGTGATATTTTAGATCCTTTTGTTTTTACCATTGAATTTGAGGCGCTAAATAAATTGGAAGCAGATCTTGaatggaaaatattttatatttcagCTGTTAATAATGAGGGAGAAAGTAATCAAGATATTGAATTAgacaatatttatttagGTCCAATTGAAAGGGGAGTAATGATGTTTGACTATGCTGTCAATCCACCcgattataaaaat atgGACACAGATAGCGTTTTGGGACTTCAAGCTATTTTGATATCAGCAAATTATAAGGAAAAAGAATTTATAAGAATAgcttattatatgaattctttttataaagATATTGAATTACGAGAAAAACCACCAATGTCACCtcaatatgataaaatatgtagACATATATTTGTAGACAATCCAAGAATTGTAAAATTTACCATTCCATGGGATTCAGAAGAAAGGGATGAGTTTAAAGAATttgataaagaaaatgaaaaaatcgaattattaaatttttcaaaaatcaAAGAAGAAAATCAAAGTAATTCAAACATTACAAATCAATCTACACAAGATCATATTTTAATCCCCAATGGACTTAATGAATATAACCCAAATAACggtaattttaatataacgcttaataataatatgcaaACTAATATGAATGCATTTGATTATCTTAAAAACAATGAAGTGCTACCTGACATGGATAGATgtgaaatattaaatgaaaatataaagggCATTAGTAGTATAACaattgataataaaaatatgcaataa